One segment of Candidatus Pelagibacter ubique HTCC1062 DNA contains the following:
- a CDS encoding GNAT family N-acetyltransferase: MLKSIEGNFDNPEVHELLIKHFIELRSVSPEGSAHVLDIAGLKDPTIKFWSLWEENDLMGSGALKFLDKEHGEFKSIRVSDNFRGKGNGTKVINHLINEAKKLNIKRLSLETGAGEFFLNARKLFSKCGFKPCEPFSHYKKDINSIYMTMLISNK, from the coding sequence ATGCTAAAATCAATCGAAGGAAATTTTGATAATCCAGAAGTTCATGAGCTACTTATAAAGCATTTCATTGAGTTAAGATCTGTGTCACCTGAAGGTAGTGCTCACGTACTTGATATAGCTGGATTAAAAGATCCAACTATTAAATTTTGGAGCCTGTGGGAAGAAAATGACCTAATGGGTAGTGGTGCATTAAAATTCCTAGATAAAGAACATGGTGAGTTTAAATCTATAAGAGTTAGTGACAACTTTAGAGGTAAAGGAAATGGTACAAAAGTCATAAATCATCTAATTAATGAGGCAAAAAAACTTAATATTAAAAGATTGAGTTTAGAAACAGGTGCTGGTGAGTTCTTTTTAAATGCCAGAAAACTATTTAGTAAGTGTGGTTTTAAGCCCTGCGAGCCCTTCTCTCATTATAAAAAAGATATCAACTCTATTTATATGACCATGCTAATAAGCAACAAATAA